Proteins encoded in a region of the Zea mays cultivar B73 chromosome 2, Zm-B73-REFERENCE-NAM-5.0, whole genome shotgun sequence genome:
- the LOC103646824 gene encoding DNA-directed RNA polymerases II, IV and V subunit 9A, whose protein sequence is MSTMKFCRECNNILYPKEDRDRRTLFFACRNCEHQEVSDNNCVYRNEVHHTAGERTQVLQDVASDPTLPRTKTVRCNLCGHGEAVFFQAAARGEEGMTLFFVCCSPDCGHRWRE, encoded by the exons ATGAGCACCATGAAGTTTTGTCGCGAGTG CAACAACATTCTGTACCCCAAGGAGGACAGGGACAGGCGCACCCTGTTCTTTGCATGTCGCAACTGCGAGCATCAG GAGGTCTCTGACAATAACTGTGTCTATCGGAACGAGGTGCACCATACTGCTGGGGAGCGAACACAGGTCTTGCAGGATGTAGCTTCTGATCCAACTCTTCCCAGAACCAAGACTGTCCGCTGCAATCTCTGTGGGCATGGAGAGGCTGTTTTCTTCCAG GCCGCAGCAAGAGGGGAGGAGGGGATGACCCTGTTCTTTGTGTGCTGCAGCCCTGATTGTGGTCATCGGTGGAGGGAATGA
- the LOC100283952 gene encoding 50S ribosomal protein L18, with the protein MVIPPPARAARVTRFLKPYLLRMHFSNKYVSAQVVHTPTATVACSASSQEKLLRPNMESTRDVAAAAKIGKLLGERLLLKGIPAVSIHMKREQKYHGKVKAVIDSVREAGVKLL; encoded by the coding sequence ATGGTGATCCCTCCACCAGCAAGGGCAGCTAGAGTCACCCGTTTCCTCAAGCCCTACCTGTTGAGGATGCATTTCTCAAACAAGTATGTATCTGCTCAGGTCGTCCACACCCCAACAGCAACTGTTGCATGTTCTGCAAGCTCGCAGGAGAAGCTGTTGAGACCAAACATGGAGTCGACCCGCGACGTCGCAGCAGCTGCAAAGATTGGAAAGTTGCTCGGCGAGCGCCTGCTCCTCAAGGGAATACCTGCAGTGTCCATCCACATGAAGAGAGAACAAAAGTACCATGGGAAAGTGAAGGCCGTTATAGATTCAGTCAGAGAAGCTGGAGTCAAACTGTTGTGA